The Lycium ferocissimum isolate CSIRO_LF1 chromosome 10, AGI_CSIRO_Lferr_CH_V1, whole genome shotgun sequence genome window below encodes:
- the LOC132034627 gene encoding uncharacterized protein LOC132034627: protein MDKFLTKFNCSQPSSSTDANSSQLINELNLGSLEADPGERVPIAEYNPRIRDEVRRHYIQTGPCQPLLKKFPSTQIGNRGRQFVSNWYKGPHSKWMEYSMKTDAAYCLCCYLFKNEFVHGSAAEFYTKNGFRSWNRALERFPLHVGEVNSVHDKCFKKMLDLSNHDQSIQVVLEKH from the coding sequence ATGGATAAGTTTCTCACAAAATTCAATTGTTCTCAACCAAGTTCTAGTACGGATGCCAACAGTTCTCAACTTATAAATGAGCTCAATTTAGGGTCGCTTGAAGCCGATCCAGGAGAAAGGGTACCCATTGCCGAATATAACCCTCGAATTCGAGATGAAGTGAGGAGACATTATATTCAAACAGGGCCTTGTCAACCTTTGCTTAAAAAATTTCCTTCAACTCAAATAGGAAATAGAGGTCGTCAATTTGTTTCAAATTGGTACAAAGGTCCACATTCTAAATGGATGGAGTATAGCATGAAGACAGATGCCGCATATTGCCTATGTTGTTATTTGTTCAAAAATGAATTTGTACATGGAAGTGCGGCTGAGTTTTATACAAAAAATGGTTTTAGGAGTTGGAATAGGGCTCTTGAAAGATTTCCTTTGCATGTTGGTGAGGTTAATAGCGTCCATGATAAATGTTTCAAGAAGATGCTAGATTTGTCAAATCATGATCAATCAATTCAAGTTGTTCTTGAAAAGcattag
- the LOC132034626 gene encoding uncharacterized protein LOC132034626 translates to MRGEINGLKTLIMKDSPSAYYIHCFAHQLQLTLVAIAKKHGDVEDFFDHVTNVLNVVGGSFKRRDLIRHHQAEKLERLLESELNDRFDVASSDLLLGMGRIMTLAKCYPDEFDEVRIRDLSYQLDTFIFHMRSGNPKFSNLQGIRDLAKALVEANLVDTYSLVYLLVKLTLILPVATATVERAFSSMKRIKNEVTRNSIGDQILNDCLICYIERDVFTNVSNDVIIDHFQKMKPRRGQL, encoded by the exons ATGAGAGGAGAGATAAATGGTCTCAAAACTTTGATTATGAAAGATAGTCCATCGGCATATTACATTCATTGTTTTGCTCATCAATTGCAATTAACACTTGTAGCTATTGCTAAAAAACATGGGGATGTTGAAGACTTCTTTGATCATGTTACTAatgtgttgaatgttgttggaggATCTTTTAAGCGTAGAGATTTAATTCGTCATCATCAAGCTGAAAAGTTGGAGCGCTTACTTGAATCAG AGCTTAATGATCGTTTTGATGTAGCGAGTAGTGATTTGCTTCTTGGGATGG GTAGAATCATGACTTTAGCAAAGTGTTATCCAGATGAGTTTGATGAAGTACGAATTCGAGATTTGAGTTACCAACTTGATACTTTCATATTTCATATGCGAAGTGGTAATCCCAAGTTCTCCAACTTGCAAGGAATTCGTGATTTGGCAAAAGCATTGGTTGAGGCAAATCTTGTGGATACTTATTCACTTGTTTATTTACTTGTGAAGTTAACTCTGATCTTACCTGTTGCAACCGCAACTGTGGAGAGAGCATTCTCATCCATGAAGCGGATCAAAAATGAAGTCACGCGGAATAGCATTGGTGATCAAATTTTGAATGATTGTTTAATATGTTACATAGAGCGTGATGTATTTACAAATGTAAGTAATGATGTCATCATTGATCATTTTCAGAAGATGAAACCTCGTCGAGGACaattgtaa